One Helicoverpa armigera isolate CAAS_96S chromosome 12, ASM3070526v1, whole genome shotgun sequence DNA window includes the following coding sequences:
- the LOC110382170 gene encoding neurexin-4 isoform X1: MMSGFVYYFFVLLCYSITKSDADSVRYYYDYECNEPLVANSKLTATSSLRDRGPENAKLFGTSAWTARESSYYQHLTIQLDKRREMRGIATRGRFATDEYVTEYMLQYSDDGESWRPITTHDGYSQMFEGNHDGNTVQKNEFEVPIIAQFIRINPMRWRDKISMRVEVYGCDYVADTLYFNGTSLVKMDLLRDPISASREVIRFRFKTSTASGALMYSRGTQGDYLALQLRDNRLVLNIDLGSGTSTSLSVGSLLDDNIWHDVVISRNRRSVIFSVDRVIVQDRIKGEFSRLNLNRAFYIGGVPNFQEGLVVNQNFTGCIENMYLNATNVIQDLKQGYESGEPFKFQKVNTLYACPEPPVVPITFLKEGSYAKLRGYSGGNTLNISLEFRTYELHGLLIYHKFNTDGYVKVYIEEGRVKVELETPGSPRVKLDNYAEEFNDGRWHSLLLTMATDSLTLAVDYRPVKTLKKLRFMTGSTYYIAGGKAPPRGFVGCMRKIAVDGNYRLPTDWKKEEYCCPNEVVFDACQMIDRCNPNPCEHGGVCSQTADEFSCNCQATGYAGAVCHTSVHPLSCQAYKNVQAVSRSADIHIDVDGSGPLPAFPVTCEFYSDGRIITAVQHSASQNTVVDGYQEPGSFRQDIVYEASRPQLEALLNRSHSCLQHLEYMCKHSRLLNSPSEESSFHPFAWWVSRSGQRMDYWAGAPPGSRMCQCGVLGACADPTKWCNCDAEHMKPDEFQVDGGEITEKEFLPVKQLRFGDTGSHLDEKEGRYTLGPLLCEGDDLFSNAVTFRISDAVITLPMFDLGHSGDIYFEFKTTKENAVLLHSKGPQDYIKLSIIGGDQLQFQFQVGDTPLGVSVETSNRLADNNWHSVSIERNRKEARVVVDGALKNEIRTAKEPVRALHLTTGLVLGAALDRKDGFVGCVRALLLNGRPVDLRSYAQRGLYGISEGCVGKCQSSPCLNNGTCLEGYDSYSCDCRWTAFKGPICADEIGVNLRPNSIIKYDFLGSWRSTIAEKIRVGFTTTNPKGFLLGFYSNISGEYLTLQVSNSGHLRVVFDFGFERQEIVFQGKHFALGQYHDIRLSRKNGGATMLLQVDNYETQEYNFNIKDSADAQFNNIQYMYIGRNESMSEGFVGCVSRVEFDDIYPLKLLFQQDPPPNVRSLGGGVLNEDFCGVEPVTHPPERVETRPPPDLDLQRDLDLHNTDEAILGTVLAFIFLLLIIVAIVLVRALSRHKGEYLTQEERGADGAADPDAAALAAATGPRVTKRREFFI, encoded by the exons ATGATGAGTGGTTTCGTGTATTATTTCTTTGTGTTGCTTTGCTATAGCATTACGAAATCAGATGCAG ACTCAGTAAGATATTATTACGACTACGAATGTAATGAGCCACTGGTTGCCAACTCTAAGTTGACTGCCACTTCCAGCCTTAGAGACAGGGGACCTGAGAATGCTAAGTTATTTG GCACATCAGCATGGACGGCGCGGGAGAGTTCCTACTACCAGCACCTGACCATCCAACTGGACAAACGACGCGAGATGCGGGGCATTGCCACGAGAGGGCGCTTTGCCACCGACGAGTATGTCACAGAGTACATGCTGCAGTACTCTGACGATGGAGAGAGTTGGAGACCTATTACCACTCATGATGGGTACTCGCAG ATGTTCGAAGGCAACCACGACGGCAATACGGTGCAGAAGAACGAATTCGAAGTGCCCATCATAGCACAGTTCATTCGGATAAACCCCATGAGATGGAGAGACAAGATCTCCATGAGAGTCGAGGTCTATGGATGCGATTATG ttGCGGACACGCTATACTTCAACGGAACATCCTTAGTCAAGATGGATCTCCTACGTGACCCTATCTCCGCGTCCCGGGAGGTGATCCGCTTCAGATTCAAGACCAGTACAGCATCAGGCGCGCTCATGTACTCCCGGGGTACGCAGGGAGACTACCTGGCTTTGCAGCTCAGGGATAACCGACTTGTGCTCAATATTGATTTGG GATCCGGTACATCCACCTCCCTATCAGTGGGCAGCTTACTAGACGACAATATCTGGCACGATGTGGTGATCTCCCGCAACCGACGCTCCGTCATCTTCTCAGTGGACCGCGTTATAGTGCAGGATCGCATCAAGGGAGAGTTCTCCAGGCTTAACTTGAATAGGGCt TTCTACATAGGCGGCGTACCTAACTTCCAAGAAGGTTTAGTAGTGAACCAGAACTTCACGGGCTGCATCGAGAACATGTACCTCAACGCTACCAACGTCATCCAGGACCTGAAGCAAGGGTACGAAAGTGGAGAGCCCTTCAAGTTCCAGAAAGTTAATACGCTTTATGCTTGTcct GAACCCCCAGTAGTACCAATAACGTTCCTCAAAGAAGGTTCATACGCGAAGCTTCGCGGCTACTCGGGCGGCAACACGCTGAACATCTCGCTGGAGTTCCGCACCTACGAGCTGCACGGCCTGCTCATATACCACAAGTTTAATACTGACGGATATGTCAAG GTATACATAGAAGAAGGAAGAGTAAAAGTAGAACTAGAAACGCCAGGTTCCCCTCGGGTCAAGCTGGACAACTATGCTGAAGAGTTCAATGATGGTCGCTGGCACTCCCTACTCCTCACAATGGCTACTGACAGCCTAACGTTGGCCGTAGACTATAGGCCCGTGAAGACTCTGAAGAAACTCCGGTTCATGACCGGAAGCACTTATTATATTGCTG gtGGTAAGGCGCCACCACGCGGGTTCGTGGGCTGCATGCGTAAGATCGCGGTGGACGGCAACTACCGCCTGCCCACCGACTGGAAGAAAGAGGAGTACTGCTGTCCCAATGAAGTCGTGTTCGATGCCTGCCAGATGATTGATAG ATGTAACCCGAACCCGTGCGAGCACGGCGGCGTGTGCTCGCAGACGGCGGACGAGTTCAGCTGCAACTGCCAGGCCACCGGCTACGCCGGCGCCGTCTGCCATACTT CCGTCCACCCGCTGTCATGCCAGGCGTACAAGAACGTGCAGGCGGTCTCCCGGTCAGCCGACATACATATCGACGTGGACGGGTCGGGTCCGCTGCCCGCCTTCCCCGTCACATGCGAGTTCTATT CGGACGGTCGCATAATCACCGCAGTGCAGCACTCGGCGTCGCAGAACACGGTGGTGGACGGGTACCAGGAGCCGGGCAGCTTCCGCCAGGACATCGTGTACGAGGCGTCGCGGCCGCAGCTCGAGGCGCTGCTCAACCGCTCGCACTCCTGTCTGCAGCACCTCGAGTACATGTGCAAGCATTCCCGGCTGCTTAACTCGCCCA GCGAGGAGTCGTCGTTCCACCCGTTCGCGTGGTGGGTGTCCCGCTCGGGGCAGCGCATGGACTACTGGGCCGGCGCGCCGCCCGGCTCGCGCATGTGCCAGTGCGGCGTGCTGGGGGCTTGTGCCGACCCCACCAAGTGGTGCAACTGCGACGCAGAGCATATGAAGCCTGATG AATTCCAAGTTGACGGCGGCGAGATTACTGAAAAGGAGTTCTTGCCGGTGAAACAGCTGCGGTTTGGTGACACTGGGTCGCATCTCGACGAGAAAGAAGGACGGTATACACTCGGACCTCTGCTGTGTGAAGGAGACG ATCTATTTAGCAACGCGGTAACGTTTCGCATCTCGGACGCGGTGATCACGCTGCCGATGTTCGACCTCGGACACAGCGGCGACATCTACTTCGAGTTCAAGACCACCAAGGAAAATGCTGTGCTTTTGCATTCTAAG GGTCCCCAAGACTACATAAAGCTGTCCATCATCGGCGGAGATCAGCTGCAGTTCCAGTTCCAAGTGGGAGACACTCCGCTCGGCGTGTCCGTGGAGACCAGCAACCGCCTCGCTGATAATAACTGGCATTCTGTTAGCATTGAGAGGAATAG GAAAGAAGCCCGCGTGGTAGTAGACGGCGCCCTAAAGAACGAGATCCGCACAGCCAAGGAACCTGTCCGGGCGCTGCACCTCACCACGGGGCTGGTGCTGGGCGCGGCGCTGGACCGCAAGGACGGCTTCGTGGGCTGCGTGCGCGCGCTGCTGCTCAACGGCAGGCCCGTCGATCTCAGGAGCTATGCGCAGAGAG GACTATACGGCATCTCCGAAGGCTGCGTGGGTAAATGCCAGTCGTCTCCGTGCCTCAACAACGGCACGTGCCTCGAGGGGTACGACTCGTACTCCTGCGACTGTCGCTGGACGGCATTCAAGGGACCGATCTGTGCTGATG AAATCGGCGTGAACCTCCGTCCGAACTCGATAATAAAGTACGACTTCCTCGGCTCGTGGCGGTCCACCATCGCCGAGAAGATCCGCGTCGGCTTCACCACCACCAACCCCAAGGGATTCCTGCTCGGATTCTACTCTAACATCTCTGGAGAATATCTTACTCTACAGGTTTCTAACTCTG GTCATCTCCGCGTGGTATTCGACTTCGGGTTCGAGCGGCAGGAGATAGTCTTCCAAGGTAAACACTTCGCGCTCGGCCAGTACCACGACATTCGACTCTCCAGGAAGAACGGCGGCGCCACCATGCTGTTAcag GTGGACAACTACGAGACTCAAGAATACAACTTCAACATCAAAGACTCAGCCGACGCCCAGTTCAACAACATACAGTACATGTACATCGGGCGCAACGAGTCCATGAGCGAAGGCTTCGTGGGCTGCGTGAGTCGCGTGGAGTTCGACGATATATACCCGCTCAAGTTGCTGTTCCAGCAGGACCCGCCGCCTAATGTTAGGAGTTTGGGAG GTGGCGTACTAAACGAGGACTTCTGCGGCGTAGAACCCGTGACCCATCCGCCCGAGCGCGTGGAGACCCGGCCCCCGCCCGACCTCGACCTGCAGCGAGACCTCGACCTGCACAACACAGACGAGGCCATCCTCGGCA
- the LOC110382170 gene encoding neurexin-4 isoform X2 gives MMSGFVYYFFVLLCYSITKSDADSVRYYYDYECNEPLVANSKLTATSSLRDRGPENAKLFGLNAWTASENDFDQQLVIDLGSVKNITRVATQGRAHSQEFVQEYHISYGSNGLDYVQYKAAGGEVKMFEGNHDGNTVQKNEFEVPIIAQFIRINPMRWRDKISMRVEVYGCDYVADTLYFNGTSLVKMDLLRDPISASREVIRFRFKTSTASGALMYSRGTQGDYLALQLRDNRLVLNIDLGSGTSTSLSVGSLLDDNIWHDVVISRNRRSVIFSVDRVIVQDRIKGEFSRLNLNRAFYIGGVPNFQEGLVVNQNFTGCIENMYLNATNVIQDLKQGYESGEPFKFQKVNTLYACPEPPVVPITFLKEGSYAKLRGYSGGNTLNISLEFRTYELHGLLIYHKFNTDGYVKVYIEEGRVKVELETPGSPRVKLDNYAEEFNDGRWHSLLLTMATDSLTLAVDYRPVKTLKKLRFMTGSTYYIAGGKAPPRGFVGCMRKIAVDGNYRLPTDWKKEEYCCPNEVVFDACQMIDRCNPNPCEHGGVCSQTADEFSCNCQATGYAGAVCHTSVHPLSCQAYKNVQAVSRSADIHIDVDGSGPLPAFPVTCEFYSDGRIITAVQHSASQNTVVDGYQEPGSFRQDIVYEASRPQLEALLNRSHSCLQHLEYMCKHSRLLNSPSEESSFHPFAWWVSRSGQRMDYWAGAPPGSRMCQCGVLGACADPTKWCNCDAEHMKPDEFQVDGGEITEKEFLPVKQLRFGDTGSHLDEKEGRYTLGPLLCEGDDLFSNAVTFRISDAVITLPMFDLGHSGDIYFEFKTTKENAVLLHSKGPQDYIKLSIIGGDQLQFQFQVGDTPLGVSVETSNRLADNNWHSVSIERNRKEARVVVDGALKNEIRTAKEPVRALHLTTGLVLGAALDRKDGFVGCVRALLLNGRPVDLRSYAQRGLYGISEGCVGKCQSSPCLNNGTCLEGYDSYSCDCRWTAFKGPICADEIGVNLRPNSIIKYDFLGSWRSTIAEKIRVGFTTTNPKGFLLGFYSNISGEYLTLQVSNSGHLRVVFDFGFERQEIVFQGKHFALGQYHDIRLSRKNGGATMLLQVDNYETQEYNFNIKDSADAQFNNIQYMYIGRNESMSEGFVGCVSRVEFDDIYPLKLLFQQDPPPNVRSLGGGVLNEDFCGVEPVTHPPERVETRPPPDLDLQRDLDLHNTDEAILGTVLAFIFLLLIIVAIVLVRALSRHKGEYLTQEERGADGAADPDAAALAAATGPRVTKRREFFI, from the exons ATGATGAGTGGTTTCGTGTATTATTTCTTTGTGTTGCTTTGCTATAGCATTACGAAATCAGATGCAG ACTCAGTAAGATATTATTACGACTACGAATGTAATGAGCCACTGGTTGCCAACTCTAAGTTGACTGCCACTTCCAGCCTTAGAGACAGGGGACCTGAGAATGCTAAGTTATTTG GTTTGAACGCTTGGACGGCTTCGGAGAATGACTTCGACCAGCAGCTGGTCATTGACCTGGGTAGCGTAAAGAACATAACGCGGGTGGCGACGCAGGGCCGCGCGCACTCGCAGGAGTTCGTCCAGGAGTATCATATCAGCTATGGCTCCAACGGACTTGATTACGTTCAGTATAAGGCCGCCGGCGGAGAAGTCAAg ATGTTCGAAGGCAACCACGACGGCAATACGGTGCAGAAGAACGAATTCGAAGTGCCCATCATAGCACAGTTCATTCGGATAAACCCCATGAGATGGAGAGACAAGATCTCCATGAGAGTCGAGGTCTATGGATGCGATTATG ttGCGGACACGCTATACTTCAACGGAACATCCTTAGTCAAGATGGATCTCCTACGTGACCCTATCTCCGCGTCCCGGGAGGTGATCCGCTTCAGATTCAAGACCAGTACAGCATCAGGCGCGCTCATGTACTCCCGGGGTACGCAGGGAGACTACCTGGCTTTGCAGCTCAGGGATAACCGACTTGTGCTCAATATTGATTTGG GATCCGGTACATCCACCTCCCTATCAGTGGGCAGCTTACTAGACGACAATATCTGGCACGATGTGGTGATCTCCCGCAACCGACGCTCCGTCATCTTCTCAGTGGACCGCGTTATAGTGCAGGATCGCATCAAGGGAGAGTTCTCCAGGCTTAACTTGAATAGGGCt TTCTACATAGGCGGCGTACCTAACTTCCAAGAAGGTTTAGTAGTGAACCAGAACTTCACGGGCTGCATCGAGAACATGTACCTCAACGCTACCAACGTCATCCAGGACCTGAAGCAAGGGTACGAAAGTGGAGAGCCCTTCAAGTTCCAGAAAGTTAATACGCTTTATGCTTGTcct GAACCCCCAGTAGTACCAATAACGTTCCTCAAAGAAGGTTCATACGCGAAGCTTCGCGGCTACTCGGGCGGCAACACGCTGAACATCTCGCTGGAGTTCCGCACCTACGAGCTGCACGGCCTGCTCATATACCACAAGTTTAATACTGACGGATATGTCAAG GTATACATAGAAGAAGGAAGAGTAAAAGTAGAACTAGAAACGCCAGGTTCCCCTCGGGTCAAGCTGGACAACTATGCTGAAGAGTTCAATGATGGTCGCTGGCACTCCCTACTCCTCACAATGGCTACTGACAGCCTAACGTTGGCCGTAGACTATAGGCCCGTGAAGACTCTGAAGAAACTCCGGTTCATGACCGGAAGCACTTATTATATTGCTG gtGGTAAGGCGCCACCACGCGGGTTCGTGGGCTGCATGCGTAAGATCGCGGTGGACGGCAACTACCGCCTGCCCACCGACTGGAAGAAAGAGGAGTACTGCTGTCCCAATGAAGTCGTGTTCGATGCCTGCCAGATGATTGATAG ATGTAACCCGAACCCGTGCGAGCACGGCGGCGTGTGCTCGCAGACGGCGGACGAGTTCAGCTGCAACTGCCAGGCCACCGGCTACGCCGGCGCCGTCTGCCATACTT CCGTCCACCCGCTGTCATGCCAGGCGTACAAGAACGTGCAGGCGGTCTCCCGGTCAGCCGACATACATATCGACGTGGACGGGTCGGGTCCGCTGCCCGCCTTCCCCGTCACATGCGAGTTCTATT CGGACGGTCGCATAATCACCGCAGTGCAGCACTCGGCGTCGCAGAACACGGTGGTGGACGGGTACCAGGAGCCGGGCAGCTTCCGCCAGGACATCGTGTACGAGGCGTCGCGGCCGCAGCTCGAGGCGCTGCTCAACCGCTCGCACTCCTGTCTGCAGCACCTCGAGTACATGTGCAAGCATTCCCGGCTGCTTAACTCGCCCA GCGAGGAGTCGTCGTTCCACCCGTTCGCGTGGTGGGTGTCCCGCTCGGGGCAGCGCATGGACTACTGGGCCGGCGCGCCGCCCGGCTCGCGCATGTGCCAGTGCGGCGTGCTGGGGGCTTGTGCCGACCCCACCAAGTGGTGCAACTGCGACGCAGAGCATATGAAGCCTGATG AATTCCAAGTTGACGGCGGCGAGATTACTGAAAAGGAGTTCTTGCCGGTGAAACAGCTGCGGTTTGGTGACACTGGGTCGCATCTCGACGAGAAAGAAGGACGGTATACACTCGGACCTCTGCTGTGTGAAGGAGACG ATCTATTTAGCAACGCGGTAACGTTTCGCATCTCGGACGCGGTGATCACGCTGCCGATGTTCGACCTCGGACACAGCGGCGACATCTACTTCGAGTTCAAGACCACCAAGGAAAATGCTGTGCTTTTGCATTCTAAG GGTCCCCAAGACTACATAAAGCTGTCCATCATCGGCGGAGATCAGCTGCAGTTCCAGTTCCAAGTGGGAGACACTCCGCTCGGCGTGTCCGTGGAGACCAGCAACCGCCTCGCTGATAATAACTGGCATTCTGTTAGCATTGAGAGGAATAG GAAAGAAGCCCGCGTGGTAGTAGACGGCGCCCTAAAGAACGAGATCCGCACAGCCAAGGAACCTGTCCGGGCGCTGCACCTCACCACGGGGCTGGTGCTGGGCGCGGCGCTGGACCGCAAGGACGGCTTCGTGGGCTGCGTGCGCGCGCTGCTGCTCAACGGCAGGCCCGTCGATCTCAGGAGCTATGCGCAGAGAG GACTATACGGCATCTCCGAAGGCTGCGTGGGTAAATGCCAGTCGTCTCCGTGCCTCAACAACGGCACGTGCCTCGAGGGGTACGACTCGTACTCCTGCGACTGTCGCTGGACGGCATTCAAGGGACCGATCTGTGCTGATG AAATCGGCGTGAACCTCCGTCCGAACTCGATAATAAAGTACGACTTCCTCGGCTCGTGGCGGTCCACCATCGCCGAGAAGATCCGCGTCGGCTTCACCACCACCAACCCCAAGGGATTCCTGCTCGGATTCTACTCTAACATCTCTGGAGAATATCTTACTCTACAGGTTTCTAACTCTG GTCATCTCCGCGTGGTATTCGACTTCGGGTTCGAGCGGCAGGAGATAGTCTTCCAAGGTAAACACTTCGCGCTCGGCCAGTACCACGACATTCGACTCTCCAGGAAGAACGGCGGCGCCACCATGCTGTTAcag GTGGACAACTACGAGACTCAAGAATACAACTTCAACATCAAAGACTCAGCCGACGCCCAGTTCAACAACATACAGTACATGTACATCGGGCGCAACGAGTCCATGAGCGAAGGCTTCGTGGGCTGCGTGAGTCGCGTGGAGTTCGACGATATATACCCGCTCAAGTTGCTGTTCCAGCAGGACCCGCCGCCTAATGTTAGGAGTTTGGGAG GTGGCGTACTAAACGAGGACTTCTGCGGCGTAGAACCCGTGACCCATCCGCCCGAGCGCGTGGAGACCCGGCCCCCGCCCGACCTCGACCTGCAGCGAGACCTCGACCTGCACAACACAGACGAGGCCATCCTCGGCA
- the LOC126054206 gene encoding L-aminoadipate-semialdehyde dehydrogenase-phosphopantetheinyl transferase, producing MLSYLVRYQYKTLYSWTSVTILNRAFSTKMASLNVRWAFNATEWKPTVEEITAASSYIQQEEKQRIARFVFQNDAKSSLVGRLMLRKFVYSTTSIPYEEVRFSRDDKGKPFLVEGGDVPITFNVSHQGDFVVLAGNKDRNIGIDVMKIEPPANKNIPEFFRIMTRQFSRHEWSTIRSFPTEMEQIACFYRIWCLKESYVKNIGFGITVPLDEISFSIKTRKLEVGRLVTDTVLHVRNVKKEGWIFEETLLDEKHAVAVSLKVEGNGNYVPSPYTYLTFDEIVEDAKPLHEPDLNFSSGFMEKQMKNF from the exons ATGCTAAGTTATTTG GTCCGTTATCAATATAAAACACTATATAGTTGGACCTCAGTAACCATACTAAATAGAGCCTTTAGTACCAAAATGGCCAGTTTAAATGTCCGATGGGCCTTCAATGCCACTGAGTGGAAACCTACCGTGGAGGAGATCACAGCCGCTTCAAGCTATATACAGCAAGAGGAAAAGCAAAGAATAGCAAGATTTGTATTCCAGAATGATGCTAAATCATCACTTGTCGGCCGCCTCATGCTGAGGAAGTTTGTATACAGCACCACTTCTATACCCTACGAGGAGGTACGGTTTAGCAGAGATGATAAAGGCAAACCATTCTTAGTGGAGGGAGGTGATGTACCAATAACATTCAATGTGTCTCACCAAGGAGACTTTGTAGTACTGGCTGGGAATAAAGACCGAAATATTGGCATCGATGTTATGAAAATAGAACCGCCGGCAAATAAGAACATCCCAGAATTCTTTCGTATAATGACGCGACAGTTTTCGAGGCACGAATGGTCGACGATTCGTAGTTTTCCCACGGAAATGGAACAGATCGCGTGTTTCTATCGCATTTGGTGCCTAAAAGAAAGTTATGTGAAGAACATAGGGTTTGGTATAACTGTACCCTTGGACGAAATAAGTTTTTCGATCAAAACACGCAAGTTGGAAGTGGGGAGGCTGGTAACTGACACGGTGTTGCATGTGAGGAATGTTAAGAAGGAGGGGTGGATCTTTGAGGAGACATTATTGGATGAGAAACACGCCGTGGCTGTTTCTTTGAAAGTGGAAGGCAATGGCAACTATGTACCCTCGCCTTATACTTATCTGACTTTTGATGAGATAGTGGAAGATGCTAAACCCTTACACGAACCGGATCTAAACTTTAGTTCCGGGTTTAtggagaaacaaatgaaaaacttttag